The following are encoded in a window of Astyanax mexicanus isolate ESR-SI-001 chromosome 6, AstMex3_surface, whole genome shotgun sequence genomic DNA:
- the ppp1r17 gene encoding protein phosphatase 1, regulatory subunit 17-like — protein MYVCMCLCVYVRVRGTDWGLNNGCGCSQRERECCYLICEQTVSMSTGCVRSLSETAEHRLAAQERPYEDSEMDRQKHSAEENQQDELGQKKPRRKDTPVLNSPPLIPGVRLMKGEARLIHMEDEEKEAKK, from the exons atgtacgtatgtatgtgcctgtgtgtttatgtgagagtCCGTGGCACTGATTGGGGCCTAAATAATGGATGTGGGtgcagtcagagagagagagagtgctgttaTCTGATATGTGAACAGACTGTCAGCATGTCTACAGGCTGTGTGAGGTCACTCTCGGAGACAGCAGAGCACAGACTCGCCGCTCAGGAGCGTCCCT ATGAGGACAGTGAGATGGACAGGCAGAAGCACAGCGCTGAGGAAAATCAGCAGGACGAACTCGGACAAAAGAAGCCCCGCAGGAAAGACACGCCTGTGCTCAACTCTCCTCCACTTATACCAG GGGTGAGATTAATGAAAGGGGAAGCCCGTCTGATTCACATGGAGGACGAAGAAAAGGAGGCAAAGAAATAG
- the itprid1 gene encoding protein ITPRID1 isoform X1 → MAADHLADKRARLHASKSRWTGRTDDVSVTQPLASPSTEKCHKDSIRQWLNSITEEDSKPVAIQDTPARRLKRNGSSEDDLALGIEASLYGKPAVRATEGYLRSFVPRTPLPRWNSLTSAFSTHSGPLSVMDVLNLWQDDPEELLLDLGFGAEEPDITVKIPARFINHQSKARGINIQLFLEAQKNRMDIENPDVRNRFRQLEVLQQVTTAFNSLVGGPAQVAEKPGEPQISAETRERRKRVGMLLRKASKKSLSQAATSQDQQPLSPPLTGPSYSPDLPADPPQDKRSPVKRARQCLPEIASLSPLVEEQNSIPEAAEPSSAPPQTQCKSSGPSGVREPCNVTFAHKGQGQPAESFELEEIQSFDEGSIAGSCTGPADHAGSEQASLSRVSSCVVRTNSCQSDSSGFLEEPFVPAFSQHPCPGPELMKVLHAMSGESTDSQQKSVEQQETVELHSTDHSISSERMLEHTESCETQSNAASRKELTGGGDAAESYLQDADEVDVNFVQKDVAEDYTGKSTTLQDTDRLDCSVDVYIVSKDIAEDCISKENITSQDTSKVDYLVDADVARTDIAEDCMSKNTTAEDIDHVECLVDVNVAQKDIAKDCKTSENTTAEDTNNVDCLGEINVAQKELAVDHNTGQSATAVEDSLSPPPDVIPQADSQKEVRKSECTAFDEGSFPFDLEADITENKKPTETNSGGGYSGRSVSVQMRSSLSSVSQSSFRGSLSHSLSLGPNSPSSVETRRESFSHRNQSDANKDHLSSSPHNPASPEQVTSSPHPWHSEDSFKGLPNLQLHSTTLDMGTSHEEDKRWEGTLWTGTGQCCCSCDHNCHCCCQNKSGQKQHSSIISHLHTASSLPYSLDELEGMMRCMRKFRWVLSEIEERLQEEHTSVLNSLSDVHRADVQGVLELRAAVKQEAVLLEQQLTDLVHAYDDSIKMKLNRLLDEQSQLCSQLHITPFDTPHPANTCKRSVAVQCCLLPGMDTTQSCLSQQPTSDSDFTNGSDWSPSSKTDKLDFVGFIKSLKDVTINNDSLE, encoded by the exons GTCCTTTGTGCCAAGAACTCCACTGCCCAGGTGGAACAGCTTAACATCGGCATTCTCAACCCATTCTGGGCCACTGAG TGTCATGGATGTGCTGAACCTGTGGCAGGATGACCCAGAAGAACTGTTGTTGGACCTGGGCTTTGGTGCAGAAGAACCGGACATTACTGTAAAAATCCCAGCCCGCTTCATCAACCACCAGTCAAAAGCCCGCGGCATCAACATCCAGCTGTTCCTGGAGGCGCAGAAGAACCGCATGGACATTGAGAATCCAGACGTCAGAA atcGTTTCAGACAGCTTGAGGTGTTACAGCAGGTCACCACAGCCTTTAATTCTCTGGTTGGAGGCCCTGCTCAAGTTGCAGAAAAGCCTGGAGAACCTCAGATTTCAGCAGAAACCAGAGAGAGGAGGAAGCGGGTTGGCATGCTGTTGCGAAAAGCCTCCAAGAAGTCCCTGAGCCAAGCAGCCACTTCCCAAGACCAGCAGCCGCTCTCTCCTCCGCTGACTGGCCCGTCCTACAGCCCAGATCTACCTGCAGATCCTCCACAAGACAAGCGAAGCCCTGTAAAGCGTGCCAGGCAGTGTCTCCCCGAAATTGCCAGCCTCAGCCCACTGGTAGAGGAGCAAAACTCTATCCCAGAAGCAGCTGAGCCCTCGTCGGCTCCCCCTCAGACTCAGTGCAAAAGCAGCGGTCCGAGCGGAGTGAGGGAGCCATGCAACGTCACCTTCGCACACAAGGGTCAAGGACAGCCTGCAGAGTCTTTTGAGCTGGAAGAG ATTCAGAGCTTTGATGAGGGAAGTATAGCAGGGAGTTGCACTGGCCCTGCTGATCATGCAG GTAGTGAGCAAGCGAGCCTGTCCCGTGTGAGCTCGTGTGTGGTGAGGACGAACAGTTGTCAGTCAGACAGCAGTGGATTTCTGGAGGAGCCATTTGTTCCTGCTTTCTCTCAGCACCCTTGTCCAGGACCGGAGCTTATGAAG GTACTGCATGCCATGTCGGGAGAAAGTACAGACAGCCAGCAGAAGAGTGTGGAGCAGCAGGAGACTGTAGAGTTACACTCCACAGATCACTCAATCTCCTCCGAGAGGATGCTTGAACACACTGAATCCTGTGAAACACAGTCAAACGCTGCTTCGAGAAAAGAGCTGACAGGTGGAGGAGATGCTGCAGAAAGTTACTTACAGGATGCTGATGAGGTAGACGTGAATTTTGTCCAGAAAGATGTTGCTGAGGACTATACTGGAAAAAGTACCACATTACAGGACACAGATCGATTAGACTGTTCGGTAGATGTGTACATTGTATCGAAGGACATTGCTGAAGACTGCATTAGTAAAGAAAATATCACATCACAGGACACTAGTAAAGTAGATTATTTGGTAGATGCGGATGTTGCACGAACGGACATTGCTGAAGACTGCATGAGTAAAAATACCACAGCAGAGGACATTGATCATGTAGAATGTTTGGTTGATGTGAACGTTGCACAAAAGGACATTGCTAAAGACTGTAAAACAAGTGAAAATACCACAGCTGAAGACACTAATAATGTAGATTGTTTAGGAGAAATTAATGTTGCCCAAAAGGAACTTGCTGTAGATCATAATACTGGCCAAAGTGCCACAGCTGTGGAGGACTCGCTAAGTCCCCCACCTGATGTAATTCCCCAAGCAGATTCTCAAAAAGAGGTGCGGAAATCCGAATGCACTGCCTTTGATGAGGGCTCATTTCCCTTCGACCTGGAAGCAGATATTACAGAGAATAAAAAACCCACTGAGACAAACAGTGGAGGTGGGTATTCTGGACGTTCTGTCTCTGTGCAGATGCGCTCCTCTTTGTCCTCTGTTTCCCAGAGTTCCTTCAGAGGGAGTCTGAGCCACAGCCTTTCCTTAGGGCCCAACTCTCCCAGCAGTGTCGAAACTAGAAGAGAATCCTTCTCTCATAGGAACCAATCAGACGCCAATAAGGACCATCTCTCAAGCTCTCCCCATAATCCCGCCTCCCCTGAACAGGTGACCTCATCACCCCACCCGTGGCATTCTGAGGACAGCTTTAAAGGCCTCCCAAATTTGCAGTTGCATTCCACAACGCTGGACATGGGCACTTCACACGAAGAGGACAAGCGCTGGGAGGGGACGCTGTGGACAGGCACTGGACAGTGCTGCTGCTCTTGTGACCACaactgccactgctgctgccagaACAAGAGTGGACAGAAGCAGCACTCCAGCATCATCAGCCATCTGCACACAGCCTCCAGCCTGCCA tATTCTTTGGATGAATTGGAGGGCATGATGAGATGTATGAGGAAGTTCCGGTGGGTGTTATCAGAGATCGAGGAGAGGCTTCAGGAAGAGCACACGTCAGTGCTCAACTCTTTGTCTGACGTACACAG GGCTGATGTGCAGGGTGTTTTGGAGCTGAGGGCAGCTGTCAAACAGGAAGCAGTGCTTCTGGAGCAGCAGCTCACTGATCTAGTCCACGCTTATGATGACAGCATTAAAATG AAACTGAACAGACTTTTGGATGAGCAATCTCAGTTGTGCTCTCAGCTGCACATTACTCCATTTGACACACCCCACCCAGCCAACACCTGCAAGAGAAGTGTGGCCGTTCAGTGCTGCCTCCTGCCTGGGATGGACACCACACAGTCTTGCCTCTCCCAGCAGCCCACCAGTGACTCAGATTTCACCAACGGCAGTGACTGGAGCCCCAGCAGTAAGACAGACAAGCTGGACTTTGTAGGATTTATTAAAAGT TTAAAGGATGTGACCATCAATAATGATTCACTGGAATGA
- the itprid1 gene encoding protein ITPRID1 isoform X2 gives MDVLNLWQDDPEELLLDLGFGAEEPDITVKIPARFINHQSKARGINIQLFLEAQKNRMDIENPDVRNRFRQLEVLQQVTTAFNSLVGGPAQVAEKPGEPQISAETRERRKRVGMLLRKASKKSLSQAATSQDQQPLSPPLTGPSYSPDLPADPPQDKRSPVKRARQCLPEIASLSPLVEEQNSIPEAAEPSSAPPQTQCKSSGPSGVREPCNVTFAHKGQGQPAESFELEEIQSFDEGSIAGSCTGPADHAGSEQASLSRVSSCVVRTNSCQSDSSGFLEEPFVPAFSQHPCPGPELMKVLHAMSGESTDSQQKSVEQQETVELHSTDHSISSERMLEHTESCETQSNAASRKELTGGGDAAESYLQDADEVDVNFVQKDVAEDYTGKSTTLQDTDRLDCSVDVYIVSKDIAEDCISKENITSQDTSKVDYLVDADVARTDIAEDCMSKNTTAEDIDHVECLVDVNVAQKDIAKDCKTSENTTAEDTNNVDCLGEINVAQKELAVDHNTGQSATAVEDSLSPPPDVIPQADSQKEVRKSECTAFDEGSFPFDLEADITENKKPTETNSGGGYSGRSVSVQMRSSLSSVSQSSFRGSLSHSLSLGPNSPSSVETRRESFSHRNQSDANKDHLSSSPHNPASPEQVTSSPHPWHSEDSFKGLPNLQLHSTTLDMGTSHEEDKRWEGTLWTGTGQCCCSCDHNCHCCCQNKSGQKQHSSIISHLHTASSLPYSLDELEGMMRCMRKFRWVLSEIEERLQEEHTSVLNSLSDVHRADVQGVLELRAAVKQEAVLLEQQLTDLVHAYDDSIKMKLNRLLDEQSQLCSQLHITPFDTPHPANTCKRSVAVQCCLLPGMDTTQSCLSQQPTSDSDFTNGSDWSPSSKTDKLDFVGFIKSLKDVTINNDSLE, from the exons ATGGATGTGCTGAACCTGTGGCAGGATGACCCAGAAGAACTGTTGTTGGACCTGGGCTTTGGTGCAGAAGAACCGGACATTACTGTAAAAATCCCAGCCCGCTTCATCAACCACCAGTCAAAAGCCCGCGGCATCAACATCCAGCTGTTCCTGGAGGCGCAGAAGAACCGCATGGACATTGAGAATCCAGACGTCAGAA atcGTTTCAGACAGCTTGAGGTGTTACAGCAGGTCACCACAGCCTTTAATTCTCTGGTTGGAGGCCCTGCTCAAGTTGCAGAAAAGCCTGGAGAACCTCAGATTTCAGCAGAAACCAGAGAGAGGAGGAAGCGGGTTGGCATGCTGTTGCGAAAAGCCTCCAAGAAGTCCCTGAGCCAAGCAGCCACTTCCCAAGACCAGCAGCCGCTCTCTCCTCCGCTGACTGGCCCGTCCTACAGCCCAGATCTACCTGCAGATCCTCCACAAGACAAGCGAAGCCCTGTAAAGCGTGCCAGGCAGTGTCTCCCCGAAATTGCCAGCCTCAGCCCACTGGTAGAGGAGCAAAACTCTATCCCAGAAGCAGCTGAGCCCTCGTCGGCTCCCCCTCAGACTCAGTGCAAAAGCAGCGGTCCGAGCGGAGTGAGGGAGCCATGCAACGTCACCTTCGCACACAAGGGTCAAGGACAGCCTGCAGAGTCTTTTGAGCTGGAAGAG ATTCAGAGCTTTGATGAGGGAAGTATAGCAGGGAGTTGCACTGGCCCTGCTGATCATGCAG GTAGTGAGCAAGCGAGCCTGTCCCGTGTGAGCTCGTGTGTGGTGAGGACGAACAGTTGTCAGTCAGACAGCAGTGGATTTCTGGAGGAGCCATTTGTTCCTGCTTTCTCTCAGCACCCTTGTCCAGGACCGGAGCTTATGAAG GTACTGCATGCCATGTCGGGAGAAAGTACAGACAGCCAGCAGAAGAGTGTGGAGCAGCAGGAGACTGTAGAGTTACACTCCACAGATCACTCAATCTCCTCCGAGAGGATGCTTGAACACACTGAATCCTGTGAAACACAGTCAAACGCTGCTTCGAGAAAAGAGCTGACAGGTGGAGGAGATGCTGCAGAAAGTTACTTACAGGATGCTGATGAGGTAGACGTGAATTTTGTCCAGAAAGATGTTGCTGAGGACTATACTGGAAAAAGTACCACATTACAGGACACAGATCGATTAGACTGTTCGGTAGATGTGTACATTGTATCGAAGGACATTGCTGAAGACTGCATTAGTAAAGAAAATATCACATCACAGGACACTAGTAAAGTAGATTATTTGGTAGATGCGGATGTTGCACGAACGGACATTGCTGAAGACTGCATGAGTAAAAATACCACAGCAGAGGACATTGATCATGTAGAATGTTTGGTTGATGTGAACGTTGCACAAAAGGACATTGCTAAAGACTGTAAAACAAGTGAAAATACCACAGCTGAAGACACTAATAATGTAGATTGTTTAGGAGAAATTAATGTTGCCCAAAAGGAACTTGCTGTAGATCATAATACTGGCCAAAGTGCCACAGCTGTGGAGGACTCGCTAAGTCCCCCACCTGATGTAATTCCCCAAGCAGATTCTCAAAAAGAGGTGCGGAAATCCGAATGCACTGCCTTTGATGAGGGCTCATTTCCCTTCGACCTGGAAGCAGATATTACAGAGAATAAAAAACCCACTGAGACAAACAGTGGAGGTGGGTATTCTGGACGTTCTGTCTCTGTGCAGATGCGCTCCTCTTTGTCCTCTGTTTCCCAGAGTTCCTTCAGAGGGAGTCTGAGCCACAGCCTTTCCTTAGGGCCCAACTCTCCCAGCAGTGTCGAAACTAGAAGAGAATCCTTCTCTCATAGGAACCAATCAGACGCCAATAAGGACCATCTCTCAAGCTCTCCCCATAATCCCGCCTCCCCTGAACAGGTGACCTCATCACCCCACCCGTGGCATTCTGAGGACAGCTTTAAAGGCCTCCCAAATTTGCAGTTGCATTCCACAACGCTGGACATGGGCACTTCACACGAAGAGGACAAGCGCTGGGAGGGGACGCTGTGGACAGGCACTGGACAGTGCTGCTGCTCTTGTGACCACaactgccactgctgctgccagaACAAGAGTGGACAGAAGCAGCACTCCAGCATCATCAGCCATCTGCACACAGCCTCCAGCCTGCCA tATTCTTTGGATGAATTGGAGGGCATGATGAGATGTATGAGGAAGTTCCGGTGGGTGTTATCAGAGATCGAGGAGAGGCTTCAGGAAGAGCACACGTCAGTGCTCAACTCTTTGTCTGACGTACACAG GGCTGATGTGCAGGGTGTTTTGGAGCTGAGGGCAGCTGTCAAACAGGAAGCAGTGCTTCTGGAGCAGCAGCTCACTGATCTAGTCCACGCTTATGATGACAGCATTAAAATG AAACTGAACAGACTTTTGGATGAGCAATCTCAGTTGTGCTCTCAGCTGCACATTACTCCATTTGACACACCCCACCCAGCCAACACCTGCAAGAGAAGTGTGGCCGTTCAGTGCTGCCTCCTGCCTGGGATGGACACCACACAGTCTTGCCTCTCCCAGCAGCCCACCAGTGACTCAGATTTCACCAACGGCAGTGACTGGAGCCCCAGCAGTAAGACAGACAAGCTGGACTTTGTAGGATTTATTAAAAGT TTAAAGGATGTGACCATCAATAATGATTCACTGGAATGA